GGAAGATGAAGACTGTCACAGTGATGGCAAGAGCGAAGAGGACCAGGGCGTCGAGCCACTGCGTGCTGCTGAGCTGCGAGAGGGGCAGGTAGTCCACCGACTGGCCGACGACATCCTTCTTCTGGAGACAGATGTCGACGGCTTTCGCCGACGGCTCGTGCAGACAGGTGTGCATGGGGAGGGTCTTCCCGGAGCTGGTGATGTACGACCCGCTGTCCACCATCAGGCCGCCCGGGGGAACGAGCGGAGGGGAGCCGTTGACTCCCGAATGATTGGCGATCCTCACGGGGTTCGCGAAGTTCAGGCGGTTCATGGACCAGAACAACTCGACGGCGACGGTGAAGAAGAAGGTGGCGACCATGGAGAACAGGGTCCGACGCAGCACCATGCCGATGGCGACGCCGCCAACGACGCTGAAGACGGTGAGTGCGACTGGCACGGGTCCGGTGTTGCTGAACACGGTCACGTCCCAGCCCATGCTCCCGTCCTGTTCCATCAGCGGCCTCCACCACCAGCCGCAGGCGAGAGAGAGGGCCACCGTGCACACGACGACCACCAGGACGGTGATCCCGAGTTTGGCGGTCAGCCAGCGGCTGGGGCGTGCGGACTGAGACATGACGAGCTTGGCGCTGCCGCTCTCCAAATCGCCGGCGAACAGGGGGGCGCCCAGGAATACGCCGAGGATGACGGGCAGGGGAAGAAGGCCCAGGCCGACCTTGAGAGTCTGCTGCACGTACGGCTCTATGCCCGCCATCCACTTGTCGGGCGAAGAGTCCGGCCAGCCGAGGGCGGCCAGGTGGTCCATCAGGCCGGCGCGCTGGTGGGCGATCCACGCCGTGATCAGGGCCGTGACGGCTAGGTAGGTCCAGTAGGCGGCGCGGTGCTGGCGCCAGGTGAGCCAGGTCATGCCGCTGAGCCGGGGGGCTCGGGTGCGGCCGGGGGCGGCGGAGGGCGCGGGAGAAGAGGCGGACCTGCCGGGTCCAGCGGCCGGGGTCGTGGTCAGGTTGCTCATGCTGCAGCTCCCCCCGGGCTGTGCGGCCGGGCCGCGGGAGTGATCAGTGGCGGCGCTTCGAGGGAGCGCAGGTAGGGAAGCAGGAGTTCCTCCAGATCCGGGGTGCGGGACTGCCACTGGTCGCTGACTGGGCCGTCCGGGCGGATGAGGGCGCTGGTTCGTCCTCCGCTGGTACGGCACTCGACTACGGTGTGGCGGGCGAGTTCACTGGGAACGCCCGGCCCGTCGCCGCTGTCGACGCCCTGCAGGAGCAGATGGGCGCTGCGGAGTTCGTCCACGTCACCGGCCAGGCGCAGACCTCCAGCGGAGACGACGAGGAGGAAGTCGCAGACGCTCTCCAGTTCGCTGAGCATGTGGGAGGACAGCAGCACTGTGGTGCCGTGTTCGCTGGCCTCGGCCAGCAACAGGCTCATGAGTTCGTGGCGCACCAGCGGGTCGAGGTCCGAGAAGGGCTCGTCGAGCAGCAGCAGGTCGGGTCGTTTGCCGAAGGCGAGGGCGAAGGCGACGCGGGTGCGCTGTCCGCCGGAGAGGGTGCCGACCTTGGCGTTCATGGGCACGTTGCCCGAGCGGACGATGTGCTCGGCGACGAGCTGGTCCCAGCCGTGGTTCAGTTCGCGGCCCAGACGCAGTGTCTCGGCCACTGTGAAGCGGCGAAACAGCGGCTTCTCCTGGGCGAGGAAGGCCGTGCGGCGTCCGGCCTCCACGGACTGGGGGAGCGCGCCGAACACCGTGAGGGTGCCCTCCGTCGGTTCCAGCAGGTTGGCGGCGATCGACATCAGAGTCGTCTTGCCCGCCCCATTGGGGCCCACCAGCCCGCAGATCCGGCCGGCCGGGAGTCGGAAGGAGCAGTCCCTCAGGGCCCAGCCCCGGCGGTACTTCCGCCCCACCGTGTGGGCCTCCACCGCCGACTCCGCCACGGGGCCGGCTGTGTTCATCAGGCTTCTTGCATACGCGGCGCCCTGACTGGCGTCACTCACTGGTACTCCTTGATGCACGGGTTTTGGGTCACTTCGGCGGCCATCATGGTGACGGCGCGCCTTTTCTCCAGGACGCCGCGACCAGCGTGGCCACGTCCTCCCTGGCGGGCGCGGCTGACAGTTCCCCGCATTCAGGAAGTGATCCGTTCCCAGGCGCGCTCGTGACGAGTAAGTTACGGAGGCGACCCGTCGCTGCGCTTCGAGCAGAAGTTGGATCTGTGGCACCCCTCTACGACTTTTGGCCGAGCGCTCTGATCCACGTCCTCCGATGCCGATGCCCAGATCGGCGCGCGTTGCTTTGTACGCGGTGAGTCGCCGGCGCAGGACCACGTCACCCGGTGGATGGTCCGCAGGGCCCTGGACGGCCAGTGTCCGGAGTCACGCAGGCAACAGCGACGCCCGGAGTCACGACTGGCTGGCGGACGAGCACGGCGTCGGCGACATCTGCCATCCCATGGCCGGCCCCGCAAGCACCGACCGGCTGAACCAGGCATCGCATGAGAGGGGCCTGCGAACAGGCGACGCCACCCTGGGTCTGACCAGACCGGGCACTGGGTGGTCAGGCGACAGCAAGGCCGCGCACGGCCGTCACGACAGCACGGACCGCCGTGCCTCCTGGGTGTCGACGCGGTCACCAGAGGGCTGACGCGGGAGAGGGCTTCCTCGGGGGATCTCATGCTGAATGGAAGGCGATCGGCAGGGGGGACTGCCCACAGACGCTGCTGGGAGGTGAACTCCCGCCATCCCCTCCGTCAGATCCTCCCGCCCGAGGCCACGTAAGCCGCCCGTCCGGGGACGCGCAGGCAGGCGGCCGGAATCGCGCCTGCGACGAAGGAAGCGGCGTTGAGGCCAGTGCCCAGTCGGCCCCAGTCCACGCGTCGGGCCTGCGATGCCAGGGACGTACCGAAGTCCCCGGGGCAAGGCCGTCCGCCCGTCAGGCACAGGACCATGGCACACGGACGGCAACGCCGCGTTGGCCCGCACGGCCCTCCCTAATCGCTCACAAGGCCCGAACGCCACGCCCAGAGTGCGATCTCGACGCGGTTGCGGACGGCGAGTTTGGACTGGATGTTGCCCAGATGCGTCTTGACCGTGCCGAGGGACACGAAGAGGGCTGCCGCGATCTCGGCGTTGGTCTTGCCGTCGGCCACCAGGCGGACGACGTCGGTCTCGCGTGAGGACAAGACCGACACGACCGTGGGGGAGGTCTTCGACGGATGAATGCCTCTCAGCAGCCGGACCGTGATCGCCGGACTCACCAGGGCCTCGCCGGAGTGGGCCGCGCGCACCGCTTCGGTCAGCAGTCTCGGCCCGGAGTCCTTGAGGAGGAAGCCGCAGGCACCGTTGTTCAGTGCCTCGTAAACGTAGGCGTCGTCGTCGAAGGTCGTGACGATCACGACCTTGGGGGAGCCGCGGCCGAGGCGGTTGAGTTCGCGCAGGG
This sequence is a window from Streptomyces sp. NBC_01217. Protein-coding genes within it:
- a CDS encoding ABC transporter ATP-binding protein, producing the protein MNTAGPVAESAVEAHTVGRKYRRGWALRDCSFRLPAGRICGLVGPNGAGKTTLMSIAANLLEPTEGTLTVFGALPQSVEAGRRTAFLAQEKPLFRRFTVAETLRLGRELNHGWDQLVAEHIVRSGNVPMNAKVGTLSGGQRTRVAFALAFGKRPDLLLLDEPFSDLDPLVRHELMSLLLAEASEHGTTVLLSSHMLSELESVCDFLLVVSAGGLRLAGDVDELRSAHLLLQGVDSGDGPGVPSELARHTVVECRTSGGRTSALIRPDGPVSDQWQSRTPDLEELLLPYLRSLEAPPLITPAARPHSPGGAAA
- a CDS encoding response regulator transcription factor encodes the protein MTIRVLLADDQAMVRTGFSLILGVEEDIEVVGEAKDGVQAVEMSRRLDPDVVLMDIRMPRMDGLQALRELNRLGRGSPKVVIVTTFDDDAYVYEALNNGACGFLLKDSGPRLLTEAVRAAHSGEALVSPAITVRLLRGIHPSKTSPTVVSVLSSRETDVVRLVADGKTNAEIAAALFVSLGTVKTHLGNIQSKLAVRNRVEIALWAWRSGLVSD
- a CDS encoding ABC transporter — protein: MSNLTTTPAAGPGRSASSPAPSAAPGRTRAPRLSGMTWLTWRQHRAAYWTYLAVTALITAWIAHQRAGLMDHLAALGWPDSSPDKWMAGIEPYVQQTLKVGLGLLPLPVILGVFLGAPLFAGDLESGSAKLVMSQSARPSRWLTAKLGITVLVVVVCTVALSLACGWWWRPLMEQDGSMGWDVTVFSNTGPVPVALTVFSVVGGVAIGMVLRRTLFSMVATFFFTVAVELFWSMNRLNFANPVRIANHSGVNGSPPLVPPGGLMVDSGSYITSSGKTLPMHTCLHEPSAKAVDICLQKKDVVGQSVDYLPLSQLSSTQWLDALVLFALAITVTVFIFLWGRKRIV